In a single window of the Myxococcales bacterium genome:
- a CDS encoding sugar phosphate isomerase/epimerase, giving the protein MISALSTHLFVYNRLRRQHLAWIAAAGFRRLELWCAEHHFDFTDPAAVADLRAGLREHGLRVQTMHLPFYHGFGTPEFRYIGFTHPEIENRALMGEKMRAILALCEPLDCRCLVLHPVSTPRPDGSHIRRLRAALDWFVPQCRRQGVTIALENIMQPESRTEILAGVCDDYSGQVGICLDTGHAHIDGGLIWQIHNAGRHLIALHVHGNHGATDEHLLPGNGTIDWPAALSALRMLAPNAHYFTYELLGPKTETEETDAHFRALLAAAAGFDGRLPGGRT; this is encoded by the coding sequence ATGATTTCCGCGCTGAGCACCCATCTGTTCGTCTACAACCGCCTGCGGCGGCAACACCTCGCGTGGATCGCCGCGGCCGGCTTTCGTCGCCTCGAATTGTGGTGCGCCGAACATCACTTCGACTTCACCGACCCGGCCGCCGTCGCCGATCTGCGCGCCGGACTGCGCGAGCACGGCCTGCGCGTCCAGACGATGCACCTGCCGTTCTATCACGGCTTCGGAACGCCGGAATTCCGCTACATCGGGTTCACCCACCCGGAGATCGAAAATCGCGCCCTGATGGGCGAGAAAATGCGGGCGATCCTCGCGCTGTGCGAACCGCTCGACTGCCGATGCCTCGTGTTGCACCCCGTCAGCACGCCCCGGCCGGACGGCAGCCACATCCGCCGGCTCCGCGCGGCCCTCGATTGGTTCGTGCCGCAATGTCGCCGCCAGGGCGTGACGATCGCGCTGGAAAACATCATGCAACCCGAATCGCGCACCGAGATCCTAGCCGGGGTCTGCGACGATTACAGCGGCCAGGTCGGCATCTGCCTGGATACCGGCCACGCGCACATCGACGGCGGCCTGATCTGGCAGATCCACAACGCCGGGCGGCACCTGATCGCGCTGCACGTCCACGGCAATCACGGCGCCACCGACGAGCATTTACTTCCGGGAAATGGTACAATCGACTGGCCGGCGGCCTTGTCCGCCCTGCGGATGCTGGCGCCGAACGCCCACTACTTCACCTATGAGTTGCTCGGTCCGAAAACCGAGACCGAAGAGACGGACGCGCATTTTCGCGCGTTGCTGGCCGCGGCCGCCGGGTTCGACGGGCGGTTACCGGGAGGACGTACATGA
- a CDS encoding methylated-DNA--[protein]-cysteine S-methyltransferase, protein MKKPVAGGRLCHHLIPWGKLALTLIWDPEQFPLARAILLPGPAQKKAARQTVAGDPPPVAAKIRAYLAGERPDFTLDDLELRLLAPFELAVTRATFRIPYGEVLSYGELARKARHPQAARAVGQVMANNRFPLVVPCHRVVRSDGHLGGFGGGLPMKRELLTLEGLTVDRDYFIRR, encoded by the coding sequence ATGAAAAAACCGGTTGCCGGCGGCAGGCTTTGCCATCACCTCATTCCCTGGGGAAAGCTGGCCCTGACCCTGATTTGGGACCCCGAGCAATTTCCTTTGGCACGGGCGATTCTGCTGCCCGGCCCCGCGCAGAAGAAAGCCGCCCGTCAAACGGTCGCGGGCGATCCGCCGCCGGTGGCCGCGAAGATTCGTGCCTATCTGGCGGGCGAGCGGCCGGATTTCACGCTGGACGATCTGGAACTGCGGCTGCTGGCGCCGTTCGAACTGGCGGTGACCCGCGCGACGTTCCGCATCCCGTACGGCGAGGTGCTTTCCTACGGCGAGTTGGCGCGAAAGGCGCGCCATCCGCAAGCCGCCCGCGCCGTCGGCCAGGTCATGGCCAACAACCGGTTTCCGCTGGTGGTGCCCTGCCACCGGGTGGTGCGTTCCGACGGCCACCTGGGCGGTTTCGGCGGCGGGCTGCCGATGAAACGGGAATTGCTGACCCTGGAAGGGTTGACCGTCGACCGCGACTATTTCATCCGGCGCTGA
- a CDS encoding NDP-sugar synthase, producing MTVLSAMVLAAGYGTRLRPLTEEIAKPVCPVVNRPLLHFPLWRLARLGVTEVVINRHHRPESLDPLLAEPPFGLRLRPVFEPAILGTGGGLKNARPLLENAETIVLLNGDTIGEADLAPALEQHRRSGALATLLLLDDDRIAMYGAVETDAAGTVLDLADFTHRRGERRGFFTGAHLLSPEIFNYLPSAEVFCIVRQVYQPLLVAKPGSIRAVYGTGRFFDLGRLEDYLAANWSLLDNPGSFDFLPRPSAAENFRPPVLRGEGALVASGASLGPYVVLGDGARVESGVCLERTVVWPDAVARESAADAVITPRRVVSLPKE from the coding sequence ATGACCGTGTTGTCGGCGATGGTGCTGGCCGCCGGCTACGGCACGCGGCTGCGGCCCCTCACCGAGGAAATCGCCAAACCCGTCTGCCCCGTCGTCAACCGGCCGCTGCTCCACTTTCCGCTTTGGCGGCTGGCGCGGCTCGGCGTGACCGAGGTGGTGATCAACCGGCATCACCGGCCGGAATCGCTGGACCCTTTGCTGGCCGAGCCGCCGTTCGGCCTGCGCCTGCGGCCGGTCTTCGAGCCGGCGATCCTGGGCACCGGCGGCGGGCTGAAAAACGCGCGGCCGCTGCTCGAAAACGCCGAGACGATCGTGCTGCTCAACGGCGACACGATCGGCGAGGCAGACCTGGCGCCCGCGTTGGAGCAACACCGGCGAAGCGGCGCGCTGGCCACCTTGTTGCTGCTCGACGACGACCGCATCGCCATGTACGGCGCGGTCGAAACCGATGCGGCCGGAACCGTGCTCGACCTCGCCGATTTCACCCATCGCCGCGGCGAGCGACGCGGATTTTTCACCGGCGCCCATCTCCTGTCGCCGGAAATTTTCAACTATCTGCCGTCCGCCGAGGTTTTTTGCATCGTGCGCCAGGTGTATCAGCCGTTGTTGGTTGCGAAACCGGGAAGTATCCGCGCCGTTTACGGCACGGGCCGGTTTTTCGACCTGGGCCGTCTGGAAGACTACCTGGCCGCCAACTGGTCGCTGCTGGACAACCCGGGGTCGTTCGATTTTCTGCCCCGGCCGTCCGCCGCGGAAAATTTTCGGCCACCGGTGCTGAGGGGCGAGGGGGCACTTGTCGCCAGCGGCGCATCCCTGGGGCCCTACGTCGTGCTCGGCGACGGGGCCCGGGTGGAAAGCGGTGTTTGCCTCGAGCGGACCGTCGTCTGGCCGGACGCCGTGGCGCGCGAATCCGCCGCCGACGCGGTGATTACCCCGCGCCGCGTCGTTTCATTGCCGAAAGAATGA
- a CDS encoding phosphotransferase, whose protein sequence is MTLSATEKATQAVAQMEKAQPYDLLVHRMGGDASDRRYYRVTYGAFGIQKTAVMMELADAGPFIKSEEVTLYHDESGELPFLNIYRFLTGLGTPVPKVLFQDRGLGVLLLEDLGDTLLVEIAKGNDRDQIKSLYHRAIDQLVYLQILGTKRLNEECVACRQVYTADLFMWEFHHFVEYGIEARFGPLPEKEKKDLDRFFKPLTEHLALLPNVFVHRDYHSRNLMVAGKRLVIIDFQDALLGPQTYDLASLLRDSYVDLGWKLADDLVEYYLHSWRERGGWSLDKRVFLADLWATALQRNLKAAGRFVFIERVKQKPGYEDLIPLTLSYLPGYAERVPALAPLIDRLRQHAPEIK, encoded by the coding sequence ATGACTTTGTCCGCGACCGAAAAGGCAACCCAGGCCGTCGCGCAGATGGAGAAAGCGCAGCCCTACGACCTGCTCGTCCATCGCATGGGCGGCGACGCCTCCGATCGCCGGTACTATCGCGTGACCTACGGCGCCTTCGGCATCCAAAAGACCGCGGTGATGATGGAACTGGCGGATGCGGGACCGTTCATCAAGTCCGAGGAAGTCACGCTGTACCACGACGAAAGCGGCGAGCTGCCGTTTCTCAATATTTATCGGTTTCTGACCGGCCTCGGCACGCCGGTGCCCAAGGTGCTTTTTCAGGACCGCGGCCTGGGTGTGCTGTTGCTGGAGGATCTGGGCGACACGCTGCTGGTGGAAATCGCCAAGGGCAACGACCGCGACCAGATCAAGTCGCTGTACCATCGCGCCATCGATCAACTCGTCTACCTGCAAATCCTGGGCACCAAGCGCCTCAACGAGGAATGCGTGGCTTGCCGGCAGGTTTATACCGCCGACCTGTTCATGTGGGAGTTCCACCACTTCGTCGAATACGGTATCGAAGCCCGCTTCGGCCCGCTGCCGGAAAAGGAAAAAAAGGATCTCGACCGCTTCTTCAAGCCGTTGACCGAACACCTGGCGCTGCTGCCCAACGTCTTCGTCCACCGCGATTATCACAGCCGCAACCTGATGGTCGCGGGCAAGCGGCTGGTGATCATCGATTTCCAGGACGCCTTGCTGGGGCCGCAGACCTACGACCTGGCCTCGCTGTTGCGCGACAGCTACGTCGATCTCGGCTGGAAGCTGGCCGACGATCTGGTGGAGTACTACCTGCACTCGTGGCGCGAGCGCGGCGGCTGGTCGCTGGACAAGCGGGTCTTTCTGGCCGATCTGTGGGCGACGGCGCTGCAGCGCAACCTCAAGGCGGCCGGCCGCTTCGTGTTCATCGAACGGGTCAAGCAAAAACCCGGTTACGAGGACTTGATTCCGCTGACGCTTTCGTATCTGCCGGGCTACGCCGAACGCGTGCCCGCCCTGGCCCCGCTGATCGACCGGTTGCGGCAACACGCTCCGGAAATCAAATGA
- the fusA gene encoding elongation factor G has protein sequence MPLTKVRNIGIVAHIDAGKTTVTERVLFYTGVTKRMGEVHDGRATMDFMKQEQERGITIASAAITCKWQGHTINLIDTPGHVDFTLEVERSLRVLDGMVIVFCAVSGVEPQSETVWNQAEHHKVPRIAFVNKMDREGADFPNVLTMMDEMLDAKAVAFQLPIGAGAEFEGIVDLVEMKAVLYEEDKKLVTDVPENLREAAAKERIKLLERLAEFDDELAGLYLDDQEIPNELIWRVARRCVLGDLLTPVFCGSAYKNKGITPMLDAVVKLLPSPLDKGAVVGSDISDPAKTHKRLPTVTDPFSALAFKIIHDPFVGQQTFIRLYSGVLRSGDKVYNHRRRHTERVGRLLRIHARERLEIDEASAGDIVALVGMKQTITGDTLCDPDNPLVYESIQVPPTVISVSASAKSVKEMEKLAASLAKLALEDPSFKVSYDDETKETVISGMGELHLQIIVDRLKTDFNVEAQVGAPKVAYRQTITRESRVNYRHVKQSGGRGQFAHIIFRAEPNPDGGYVFEDHTKGGVIPQEYIPSVDRGIQEAMEKSLGWPVVDVRVVLEEGSFHPVDSSDMAFKMAGIMGFKEAFANGGPVLLEPIMKIEIATPDDFIGDLTGDLGQRRGRITNMRRYRKGSQKLIGTVPLAEMFGYATTLRSLSSGRANYSMELLKYAPVPAAVEKKVREAQKADQKA, from the coding sequence ATGCCATTGACCAAAGTTCGCAACATCGGCATCGTCGCGCACATCGATGCCGGTAAAACCACCGTCACCGAGCGGGTGTTGTTCTACACCGGCGTGACCAAACGCATGGGCGAGGTTCACGACGGCCGCGCCACCATGGACTTCATGAAGCAGGAGCAGGAACGCGGCATCACCATCGCCTCCGCAGCCATCACCTGCAAGTGGCAGGGCCACACGATCAACCTGATCGACACCCCCGGCCACGTGGATTTCACGCTGGAAGTCGAGCGTTCCCTGCGCGTCCTGGACGGCATGGTCATCGTTTTCTGCGCCGTTTCGGGCGTCGAACCGCAATCGGAAACCGTCTGGAACCAGGCCGAGCACCACAAGGTGCCGCGCATCGCCTTCGTCAACAAAATGGACCGCGAGGGCGCCGATTTTCCCAATGTGCTGACGATGATGGACGAAATGCTCGACGCCAAGGCCGTCGCCTTTCAACTGCCGATCGGCGCCGGCGCCGAATTCGAGGGCATCGTCGACCTGGTCGAGATGAAGGCGGTACTGTACGAGGAAGACAAAAAGCTCGTCACCGACGTTCCGGAAAATCTGCGCGAGGCCGCCGCGAAAGAACGGATCAAACTGCTCGAACGGCTGGCCGAATTCGACGACGAGCTGGCGGGTTTGTACCTCGACGACCAGGAAATCCCGAACGAGCTGATCTGGCGCGTCGCGCGCCGTTGCGTCCTGGGCGATTTGCTGACGCCGGTGTTCTGCGGTTCGGCCTACAAGAACAAGGGGATCACCCCGATGCTCGACGCGGTCGTGAAACTGCTGCCCTCGCCGCTGGACAAGGGCGCGGTGGTCGGTTCGGACATCAGCGACCCCGCCAAGACGCACAAGCGCCTGCCCACGGTGACCGACCCGTTCTCGGCCCTGGCGTTCAAGATCATCCACGATCCCTTCGTTGGACAGCAAACCTTTATCCGGCTTTATTCCGGCGTCCTGCGCTCGGGCGACAAGGTATACAACCACCGCCGCCGCCACACCGAGCGCGTCGGCCGCTTGTTGCGCATTCACGCCCGCGAACGCCTGGAAATCGACGAGGCCTCGGCCGGCGACATCGTCGCCCTGGTCGGCATGAAGCAGACGATCACCGGCGACACCCTCTGCGACCCTGACAACCCGCTGGTTTACGAGTCGATCCAGGTGCCGCCGACGGTCATTTCCGTCAGCGCTTCCGCCAAGAGCGTCAAGGAAATGGAAAAGCTGGCGGCGTCGCTCGCCAAGTTGGCGCTCGAGGACCCGTCCTTCAAGGTCAGTTACGACGACGAGACCAAGGAAACGGTCATTTCGGGCATGGGCGAACTGCACCTGCAGATCATCGTCGACCGCCTGAAGACCGATTTCAACGTCGAGGCGCAGGTCGGCGCGCCCAAGGTCGCCTACCGGCAGACGATCACCCGCGAATCGCGCGTCAACTACCGGCACGTCAAGCAGAGCGGCGGCCGCGGCCAGTTCGCGCACATCATCTTCCGCGCCGAGCCCAACCCCGACGGCGGCTATGTGTTCGAGGATCACACCAAGGGCGGCGTCATCCCGCAGGAATACATTCCGTCGGTCGATCGCGGCATTCAGGAAGCGATGGAAAAAAGCCTCGGCTGGCCGGTCGTGGACGTGCGGGTCGTGCTCGAGGAAGGCTCGTTTCACCCGGTGGATTCGTCGGACATGGCCTTCAAGATGGCGGGCATCATGGGCTTCAAGGAAGCGTTCGCCAACGGCGGGCCGGTGCTGCTCGAGCCGATCATGAAAATCGAAATCGCCACGCCCGACGATTTCATCGGCGATCTGACCGGCGACCTGGGCCAGCGCCGCGGCCGCATCACCAACATGCGCCGCTACCGCAAGGGCTCGCAAAAACTGATCGGCACCGTGCCGCTGGCCGAAATGTTCGGCTACGCCACGACGTTGCGCTCGCTGTCGAGCGGCCGCGCCAACTATTCGATGGAACTGCTCAAGTACGCGCCCGTGCCGGCGGCCGTCGAAAAGAAGGTGCGTGAGGCGCAAAAAGCCGACCAAAAGGCCTGA